The following coding sequences are from one Brooklawnia cerclae window:
- a CDS encoding sugar phosphate nucleotidyltransferase, which produces MRYVVIMAGGSGKRLWPLSRQGEPKQLLPLFEGRSLLQLAWDRVSRVVAPEQVLVCTGADYADVVRRQLPELAPENLLGEPEGRDSLNAAAWPAAVLAARDPDAVVAMVTADQLISPVEVFTEALTNGFRLAEDRPDVLVTFGVVPTSPHTGYGYLARGQDIAGYGRASAVDEFREKPDAATAQEYLASGRYWWNSGMFVWRARTFLDQLAVLLPGTYAKVLELAARPELLPEIYPTLLKISVDYAVMEPVSRGEGSARVAAIALDITWADVGSFASLWDVLDHDADCNARMGTTVVRESSGNLLVNATDDSVLAVLGLDDVVVVRTEFATLVAPLSASQQIKTLVEQVADEAGAELA; this is translated from the coding sequence GTGCGTTACGTGGTGATCATGGCAGGTGGCTCGGGCAAGAGGCTGTGGCCCTTGTCGCGTCAGGGTGAGCCCAAGCAGTTGCTTCCCCTGTTCGAGGGGCGCAGCCTGCTGCAACTCGCCTGGGACAGGGTGTCGCGGGTCGTCGCGCCCGAACAGGTGCTGGTGTGCACGGGAGCCGACTACGCCGACGTCGTCCGCCGGCAGTTGCCGGAGCTGGCGCCGGAGAACCTGCTCGGTGAACCGGAGGGGCGTGACTCGCTCAACGCAGCGGCCTGGCCGGCCGCGGTGCTGGCCGCGCGCGACCCGGACGCGGTGGTGGCGATGGTGACCGCCGACCAGCTCATCTCACCGGTGGAGGTGTTCACCGAGGCATTGACCAACGGGTTCCGGCTCGCCGAGGACCGCCCTGACGTGCTGGTCACGTTCGGAGTCGTCCCGACGTCCCCGCACACCGGGTACGGATACCTCGCCCGCGGGCAGGACATCGCGGGTTACGGCCGGGCGAGCGCGGTCGACGAGTTCCGCGAGAAGCCGGACGCCGCCACGGCGCAGGAGTACCTGGCCAGCGGGCGGTACTGGTGGAACTCCGGCATGTTCGTCTGGCGTGCGCGCACCTTCCTCGACCAGCTCGCCGTGTTGCTGCCCGGCACCTATGCGAAGGTGCTGGAGCTCGCCGCCCGTCCCGAACTGCTGCCGGAGATCTACCCGACCCTGCTGAAGATCTCCGTCGACTACGCGGTCATGGAGCCGGTGTCCCGCGGCGAGGGGTCGGCACGGGTGGCCGCGATCGCCCTCGACATCACCTGGGCGGACGTCGGCAGCTTCGCCTCCCTGTGGGACGTGCTCGACCACGATGCCGACTGCAACGCACGGATGGGCACGACGGTGGTGCGCGAGTCGAGCGGCAACCTGCTGGTCAACGCCACCGACGACAGCGTGCTCGCCGTGCTCGGCCTCGATGACGTGGTGGTGGTGCGCACCGAGTTCGCCACCCTGGTGGCGCCGCTGTCCGCGTCCCAACAGATCAAGACCCTGGTGGAGCAGGTCGCCGACGAGGCGGGCGCCGAGCTGGCCTGA
- a CDS encoding LCP family protein: protein MTERPGPDERRHVRSDSQRQDDLDWLYDSTARPAQSPRPRVTTEPYADDSASGQQAARIGRTSAGDRSGRREAQGNQARSGAQPGYRGTSGARSAGSRPSEARQSASRAGHADARNTAGRPPAARDPRDRAGDAARTSPRPRKRRGRRALRLLRLVVILLVAWLAWLIGVPLYAAGHMQTVDESQSTDRPSTQPGTAVLLVGTDSREGLSEAEREELGTGDAAGSRADTIMLLYRPISGPSVLVSLPRDSYVSIPGYGQGKLNASYAYGGPALLTETVELATGVQLDGYLEIGFGGFASVVDAVGGVDVCLDAPMQDEYANIDLPAGCQTLDGANALGYVRQRYQDPEGDIGRAKRQREVMGQVASKVASPATVLNPFRYWRINMAAKDMLTRGDETGTGDLIGAARALIDVSSGDGLSLVVPISDPAGVTDDGQSVVVWNHDDALAMFDEISQGDTSQLSRFAS from the coding sequence ATGACTGAGCGCCCCGGCCCGGATGAACGCCGTCACGTCAGGAGCGATTCGCAGCGCCAGGACGATCTCGACTGGCTCTACGACAGCACCGCGCGTCCCGCCCAGTCGCCGAGGCCGCGGGTCACCACCGAGCCGTACGCGGACGATTCCGCCTCCGGGCAGCAGGCAGCCCGCATCGGGCGGACGAGCGCCGGCGACCGATCCGGGCGCCGCGAGGCACAGGGGAACCAGGCGCGATCAGGGGCGCAACCGGGGTACCGGGGCACGTCGGGTGCTCGCTCGGCGGGCTCGCGCCCATCGGAGGCCAGGCAATCGGCGTCCCGAGCCGGGCATGCCGACGCGAGGAACACCGCCGGGCGTCCACCCGCTGCACGCGACCCACGGGACCGCGCCGGGGATGCGGCCCGCACCTCACCGAGGCCACGGAAGCGCCGGGGACGACGGGCGCTGCGGCTGCTCAGGCTGGTCGTCATCCTCCTGGTCGCCTGGCTGGCCTGGCTCATCGGGGTGCCGCTGTACGCCGCGGGTCACATGCAGACCGTGGACGAGTCGCAGTCCACCGACCGGCCCAGTACACAGCCGGGCACAGCCGTGCTGCTCGTCGGCACCGACAGCCGCGAAGGTCTCAGCGAAGCGGAGCGTGAGGAACTGGGCACCGGCGATGCGGCCGGGTCCCGCGCCGACACGATCATGCTGCTCTATCGCCCCATCAGCGGGCCGTCGGTGCTCGTCAGCCTGCCCCGCGACTCGTATGTCAGCATCCCCGGCTACGGCCAGGGCAAGCTCAACGCGTCCTATGCCTACGGCGGCCCCGCACTGCTCACCGAGACCGTCGAGCTGGCGACCGGCGTCCAGCTCGACGGCTACCTGGAGATCGGGTTCGGAGGCTTCGCCAGCGTCGTGGACGCGGTCGGCGGCGTCGACGTGTGCCTCGACGCCCCCATGCAGGACGAGTACGCCAACATCGACCTCCCGGCGGGTTGCCAGACCCTCGACGGGGCCAACGCGCTCGGCTACGTCCGGCAGCGCTACCAGGACCCCGAGGGCGACATCGGGCGCGCCAAGCGGCAGCGCGAGGTCATGGGTCAGGTGGCATCCAAGGTCGCCTCGCCGGCGACCGTCCTCAACCCGTTCCGCTACTGGCGGATCAACATGGCCGCGAAGGACATGCTCACCCGCGGAGACGAGACCGGCACGGGCGACCTCATCGGGGCGGCTCGCGCACTCATCGACGTCTCCAGCGGCGACGGCCTGTCGCTGGTCGTCCCGATCTCGGATCCCGCGGGCGTCACCGACGACGGCCAGTCGGTGGTGGTGTGGAACCACGACGACGCGCTGGCGATGTTCGACGAGATCTCGCAGGGTGACACGTCCCAGCTCAGCCGGTTCGCGAGCTGA
- a CDS encoding TIGR03089 family protein, which produces MIRPLNPRLGLGVLEALEERVLHGGSAPLLTWYDLDHGQRTELSGRTFANWVDKSANLLVSMDVDEFPRVANTVLITNPGHWVGLVWTMATWQLGGCVVAMPREGLASTDLLDAAVVGPEDPHPVPGVETVACSLHPLGGPFDRKPLGVTDYAEVLSQPDVHWRVPATRPVCFETDLGHSWDDLAQVEPSDDRRLLRAGLDPWRTVVEGLVAPLLGQGSAVVTVGGTDEQVERIAGQERTTRP; this is translated from the coding sequence ATGATCCGCCCGTTGAACCCCCGCCTCGGGTTGGGAGTACTGGAAGCCTTGGAGGAGCGTGTGCTCCACGGAGGCAGCGCGCCTCTGCTCACCTGGTACGACCTCGACCACGGCCAGCGCACCGAGTTGTCCGGCCGTACTTTCGCCAACTGGGTCGACAAGTCGGCCAACCTGCTCGTGTCCATGGACGTCGACGAGTTCCCGCGCGTCGCGAACACGGTGCTCATCACCAATCCCGGCCATTGGGTGGGACTGGTCTGGACGATGGCCACGTGGCAACTGGGCGGATGCGTCGTGGCCATGCCACGGGAAGGACTCGCGTCCACGGATCTGCTGGACGCGGCCGTGGTCGGCCCGGAGGACCCGCACCCGGTGCCCGGCGTCGAGACCGTGGCCTGTTCGCTGCACCCGCTGGGTGGGCCCTTCGACCGCAAACCGCTGGGCGTGACCGACTACGCCGAGGTGCTGAGCCAGCCCGACGTGCACTGGCGCGTCCCCGCGACCCGGCCCGTCTGCTTCGAGACCGACCTCGGCCATTCGTGGGACGACCTTGCCCAGGTGGAGCCGTCCGACGACCGCCGGCTGCTGCGAGCCGGCCTCGATCCCTGGCGCACGGTGGTCGAGGGACTCGTCGCTCCCCTGCTGGGCCAGGGATCCGCCGTCGTGACCGTCGGCGGCACCGACGAGCAGGTCGAGCGGATCGCGGGCCAGGAACGCACCACACGCCCGTAG